Proteins encoded in a region of the bacterium genome:
- a CDS encoding helix-turn-helix transcriptional regulator, whose translation MRTAILRRFGVNLRRLRLDRELTQEALAERAGCHRNYIGGLERGERNPTLTKVLSICEALGCEVQDLTGAPQKARS comes from the coding sequence GTGCGAACGGCCATACTCAGGCGCTTTGGGGTCAACCTGCGACGACTTCGCCTCGACCGCGAACTGACACAGGAAGCTCTTGCCGAAAGGGCTGGCTGCCACAGGAATTACATCGGCGGCTTGGAACGCGGCGAGCGGAATCCAACGCTGACCAAGGTCCTCTCCATCTGCGAAGCCCTGGGCTGCGAGGTCCAGGATCTGACGGGCGCACCTCAGAAAGCCCGTTCGTAG
- a CDS encoding RNA-directed DNA polymerase gives MAKNWRARPDGFGDGRKRSIALRHSLARSGLLRRQLDVVNPIAYAGLSAEVAEQWRDLYSAIRQSSYSSSRPVFHRSGARAFLPAVANQGDLVPRRAQIRGRARVLVSTDISRFYHSIYTHSVPWALHGKGLAKRNRRYTLPGNRLDRALRNCRDQQTVGISIGPDTSLVLAELVLSQVDVALKARVPTVRVVRYIDDYELAVDSHDEAEHVVGVLQEVLSHFELELNPRKTDVQALPVPHEYRWVSDLRSLPLQSGKPGQANNLVRLFDRAFEFSGSAPGQPVLRYLMGRIQGIDVHPYDWGLYQDLLLQCMTVEPGTIAAALGLLIEQVRSGLVVNKRALEAALNRSIQLHAPLGHHNEVAWAVWGIMVLEMQLLDATISVLEKMEDPVVALLCLHAERAGYCATSVDKTLWQRHMTRRALYESQWLLAYEALVKGWLPSADGTNYVKADSYFAFLDQLGVRFYRERAIKRVQATGVPPTFGIAPVFYA, from the coding sequence GTGGCAAAGAACTGGCGTGCGCGTCCCGACGGGTTTGGTGACGGCCGAAAGCGTTCCATCGCGCTCCGTCACAGCCTCGCACGAAGCGGGCTGCTTCGGCGCCAACTCGACGTAGTCAATCCCATTGCCTACGCTGGGCTATCTGCGGAAGTGGCCGAACAATGGAGAGACCTCTACTCGGCGATTCGGCAGAGCAGCTACTCGTCGAGCCGACCCGTCTTTCATCGCTCTGGTGCTCGTGCCTTCCTGCCCGCTGTTGCAAACCAGGGAGACCTCGTTCCGAGACGTGCCCAGATTCGCGGCAGGGCAAGGGTACTAGTAAGCACTGACATCTCGCGCTTCTACCACTCGATCTACACACATTCTGTTCCATGGGCACTCCACGGCAAGGGCCTGGCTAAGAGAAACCGACGCTACACCCTGCCGGGGAATCGGCTCGACAGGGCGCTACGCAACTGTCGCGATCAGCAGACTGTGGGAATCTCGATAGGGCCCGACACTTCGCTTGTCCTCGCCGAGCTAGTCTTGTCTCAGGTAGACGTGGCGTTGAAGGCACGCGTGCCGACTGTGCGCGTTGTCCGGTACATCGACGACTACGAGCTGGCAGTGGATTCTCACGATGAAGCAGAGCATGTGGTTGGCGTGCTCCAGGAGGTTCTGTCGCACTTCGAACTGGAGTTGAACCCAAGAAAGACCGACGTCCAGGCGCTGCCAGTCCCCCACGAGTATCGCTGGGTTTCAGATCTCCGCTCGTTACCGCTGCAATCGGGCAAGCCAGGACAGGCAAACAACCTTGTCCGCCTATTCGACCGCGCGTTTGAGTTCTCTGGGAGTGCTCCGGGACAGCCGGTTCTTCGGTATTTGATGGGCAGGATTCAAGGAATCGACGTGCATCCCTACGATTGGGGCCTGTACCAAGACCTTCTCCTTCAGTGCATGACTGTTGAACCGGGCACGATCGCAGCGGCATTAGGCCTCCTAATCGAGCAGGTTCGGAGCGGACTCGTTGTCAATAAGCGGGCGCTGGAGGCCGCACTGAACCGGAGCATCCAACTACATGCCCCACTCGGCCACCACAACGAAGTGGCTTGGGCCGTCTGGGGCATTATGGTCCTGGAAATGCAACTTCTAGACGCCACGATCTCAGTCCTGGAAAAGATGGAGGACCCCGTAGTTGCACTCCTGTGCCTGCATGCCGAGCGGGCGGGCTACTGCGCAACTTCAGTAGACAAGACGCTTTGGCAGCGCCACATGACGCGGCGTGCACTTTACGAGTCCCAGTGGCTCCTAGCGTACGAAGCCCTCGTCAAAGGGTGGCTCCCCTCGGCAGACGGCACCAACTACGTCAAAGCCGATTCCTACTTCGCCTTCTTGGATCAACTCGGAGTACGTTTCTACCGCGAGCGCGCCATCAAACGTGTGCAGGCCACTGGAGTCCCTCCCACATTTGGAATCGCACCGGTCTTCTACGCCTGA
- a CDS encoding transposase family protein, with protein sequence MSSDAYPLQWLLLTFAGWVNRHQQQVIEYLVEENRVLKEQLGGRRLRLTDEQRRRLAAKGMRLGRDVLRKVATIVTPDTILGWHRRLIARKWTFEAKRCGRPGVLKEIARLAVQMAEQNPSWGYGRIQGALKNLGHRVARSTIAKVLKDNGIEPAPNRPTSWRTFLAAHSGSIVGADFFTTEVWTPRGLMTYYVLFLIDLESRRVHLAGATPTPDDSFMAQVARNLTDAVDGFLLDRRFLICDRDAKFSRHFTAILEAAGVQLVRTPYQAPNCNAYAERFIRSLREECLDRMILFGESSLRRVLAEYLAHYHRERNHQGLDNQLIERRALPTAGDIQSRQRLGGLLRYYYRAA encoded by the coding sequence ATGAGCTCAGACGCCTATCCGCTTCAGTGGTTGCTCCTGACGTTCGCGGGCTGGGTCAACCGGCATCAGCAGCAGGTGATCGAGTACCTGGTCGAGGAGAACCGGGTCCTGAAGGAGCAGCTGGGAGGCCGACGTCTTCGACTGACAGACGAGCAGCGCAGGCGGCTTGCCGCGAAGGGTATGCGTCTCGGACGAGACGTCCTGAGGAAGGTAGCGACGATCGTCACTCCCGACACGATCCTGGGGTGGCATCGGCGTCTGATCGCTCGCAAATGGACCTTCGAAGCCAAGCGCTGCGGCCGACCGGGTGTCCTCAAGGAGATCGCGCGGCTGGCAGTGCAGATGGCCGAACAGAACCCGAGCTGGGGCTACGGCCGGATCCAGGGGGCACTCAAGAACCTCGGTCATCGCGTCGCCAGGAGCACGATCGCCAAGGTCCTGAAGGACAACGGCATCGAGCCGGCCCCCAACCGCCCCACGAGCTGGAGGACCTTCCTCGCCGCCCATTCGGGCTCGATCGTCGGAGCCGACTTCTTCACCACCGAGGTCTGGACTCCTCGTGGGCTGATGACCTATTACGTCCTGTTCCTGATCGACCTCGAGAGCCGACGCGTCCACCTCGCGGGAGCCACCCCCACTCCCGATGACTCCTTCATGGCCCAGGTGGCTCGGAATCTCACCGATGCAGTTGACGGATTCCTGCTCGACCGACGTTTCTTGATCTGCGACCGAGACGCCAAGTTCAGCCGACACTTCACGGCCATCCTGGAGGCTGCTGGAGTCCAACTCGTCCGCACGCCGTACCAGGCACCCAACTGCAACGCCTACGCCGAGCGCTTCATCCGCTCACTCCGAGAAGAGTGCCTCGATCGGATGATCCTCTTCGGCGAATCCTCGCTGCGCCGGGTTCTGGCCGAGTACCTGGCGCACTACCATCGCGAGCGGAACCACCAAGGGCTCGACAACCAGCTGATCGAGCGTCGCGCTCTCCCAACCGCCGGCGACATCCAGAGCCGCCAGCGCCTCGGTGGGCTTCTCCGCTACTACTACCGCGCCGCATAG